The following nucleotide sequence is from Candidatus Polarisedimenticolaceae bacterium.
CCGGCGCGCAGCGCGAGCTCCTCCGCGAGCGTCCGCTTGTTGGCGAGCTTGACCTCGCGCCACGCGCGGCGGAACGCCGCGTCCGACGCGTACGACTCGATCGCGGGGAGCTCCTCCTCGGGGTGGACGAGCCAGCGGTCCCCGATCCTCCCCGTGATCAGCGCCGCCAGGCCGGGGTTGGAGAGCGCCACCCAGCGCCGAGGGGTCACGCCGTTGGTGACGTTGTGGAAGCGCTCGGGCCACATCGCGTGGAAGTCGGCGAGGGTCTCGCGCTTGAGGAGGTCCGAATGCAGCGCCGCCACGCCGTTCACCGCGTGGGTCCCGACGGTCGCCAGGTGCGCCATGCGGACGCGGCGTCCCCGGCTCTCCTCGACGATCGACATCCGCGACACGCGCCCCTCGTCGCCGGGGAACCGCGCGCGCACCTCGTCGAGGAACCGGCGGTTGATCTCGTAGACGATCTCGAGGTGGCGCGGGAGGAGCGCCCCGAACAGCTCGACCGGCCAGGTCTCCAGGGCCTCCGGGAGGAGCGTGTGGTTCGTGTAGGCGAGGGCGGCGCGGGTGATCTCCCAGGCGGGGTCCCAGTCGATGCCGTGTTCGTCGACCAGCAGGCGCATCAGCTCGGCGACCGCGACCGACGGATGGGTGTCGTTGAGCTGCACCGCCCAGGTCTCGTGGAACGCCTCGAGGGGGGCACCGGTGGACCGGTGCATCGTCACCATGTCCTTCAGCGCGCAGCAGGTGAAGAAATACTGCTGCTCGAGGCGGAGCTGTTTTCCCTGGGCGGGCTCGTCGTTCGGGTAGAGGACCTTGCTGATGTTCTCGGACACGACCTTGTCGTCGACCGCGCCCCAGTAGTCGCCGGTGTTGAACGCCTGGAAATCGAACGACTCGCACGCCTCGGCCTTCCACAGGCGCAGCAGGTTCGCGTTTCCGACGCGGTAGCCGAGGACCGGCGTGTCGTGCGCGACGCCGATCACGACGCGCGCCGGGACCCAGCGGACGCGGAACCTCCCGCGCTCGTCGGTCCAGTTCTCCGTGCGCCCGCCGAAGCCCACTTCGTGCGCGATCTCGGGGCGGCAGATTTCCCAGGGGTTCCCGTACCGCAGCCACTTGTCGGTCACCTCGACCTGGGCGCCGTCTCGAATCACCTGGTCGAAGATCCCGAACTCGTAGCGGATCCCGTAGCCGACGGCCGGGATCTGCACGGTCGCCAGCGAATCGAGAAAGCACGCGGCGAGGCGGCCGAGTCCGCCGTTCCCGAGCCCGGGCTCCTCCTCCTGGGCGAGGATCTCGTCGAAGTCGAGCCCGAGCGAGCTCGCGGCCCGGCGCCCCTCCTCGAGGAGGCCGAGGTTCAGCAGGTTGTTCCCGAGGTGCGGCCCCATGAGGAACTCGGCCGAGAGATACGCCACCCCGCGGACGTCGCGCCGCTGCAGCGTCTCGAGGGTCGCGATCCACCGCTCGAGCATCCGCTCGCGCACCACGTGCGCGAAGGCCATGTACCAGTCGTGTTTCGTCGCGCGCGAGGGGAGCTTCCCGACGCCGTAACGCAGCGCT
It contains:
- a CDS encoding glycogen/starch/alpha-glucan phosphorylase, with translation MDLAESIVEALRYGVGKLPSRATKHDWYMAFAHVVRERMLERWIATLETLQRRDVRGVAYLSAEFLMGPHLGNNLLNLGLLEEGRRAASSLGLDFDEILAQEEEPGLGNGGLGRLAACFLDSLATVQIPAVGYGIRYEFGIFDQVIRDGAQVEVTDKWLRYGNPWEICRPEIAHEVGFGGRTENWTDERGRFRVRWVPARVVIGVAHDTPVLGYRVGNANLLRLWKAEACESFDFQAFNTGDYWGAVDDKVVSENISKVLYPNDEPAQGKQLRLEQQYFFTCCALKDMVTMHRSTGAPLEAFHETWAVQLNDTHPSVAVAELMRLLVDEHGIDWDPAWEITRAALAYTNHTLLPEALETWPVELFGALLPRHLEIVYEINRRFLDEVRARFPGDEGRVSRMSIVEESRGRRVRMAHLATVGTHAVNGVAALHSDLLKRETLADFHAMWPERFHNVTNGVTPRRWVALSNPGLAALITGRIGDRWLVHPEEELPAIESYASDAAFRRAWREVKLANKRTLAEELALRAGVPVDPESMFDVQVKRFHEYKRQHLNVLNIVATYLRLLDDPGGNVVPRVWIFGGKAAPGYAAAKEIIRLIHAVGAVVNGDPRVGGRLKVAFFPDFNVTNGQKIYPAADLSEQISTAGKEASGTGNMKFAMNGAITIGTLDGANVEIREAVGEENFALFGLTAEEVAAWAARGYHPREVVEREPFLARVLETVGSLGFRPFVEGLVANDPFFVLADFAAYAACQDRVSETWRDTERWTRMSIFNACRVGRFSSDRSIRDYAERIWKVSPMPVEVP